A part of Diprion similis isolate iyDipSimi1 chromosome 12, iyDipSimi1.1, whole genome shotgun sequence genomic DNA contains:
- the LOC124413036 gene encoding uncharacterized protein LOC124413036 isoform X3: protein MKNYSTIQFLLPASNNRLEELEDVVSLETCIRLEGNVHDKREPCNIDIKLNNGQKIARIAIVSEAFLIELYKQFGEYVSTAHAEFIDEFEHSAVYFADVCLNPPTPEVSIKFARLKNPSTAMWLYGIRISLTEPEPSTKSQEFDYNVIGELLQTKAGSSPKSADWAKKILEKSEAPIENINPELDSFYQNFMGINLDSSKHIHFHHRQDSRTSAPRKQNVECIGDSADILDSNFKTYIDDRLREMEERLAQRIDTINYKTNEKLDDIIRLLSNRQN from the exons AACTAGAGGATGTAGTTTCACTGGAAACATGTATAAGACTGGAAGGAAATGTGCATGACAAAAGGGAGCCGTGCAACATTGATATTAAGTTGAATAATGGTCAAAAAATAGCGAGGATTGCCATAGTCTCGGAGGCGTTTCTAATCGAATTATACAAGCAATTTGGAGAGTATGTCAGTACCGCACATGCGGAATTCATTGATGAATTTGAACATAGTGCTGTATATTTTGCAGACGTATGTCTGAATCCACCCACGCCGGAAGTTAGCATCAAG TTTGCCAGACTGAAGAATCCTAGTACAGCCATGTGGTTGTATGGAATACGAATTTCTCTTACAGAACCTGAGCCAAGTACAAAGTCTCAAGAATTTGATTACAACGTTATAGGTGAATTATTGCAAACTAAAGCTGGATCGTCACCAAAGTCTGCAGATTGGGCGAAAAAGATTCTGGAAAAATCAGAGGCTCCAATAGAGAATATAAATCCTGAGCTTGACTCCTTTTATCAAAACTTTATGGGCATCAATTTAGACTCATCGAAGCACATACATTTTCATCATAGGCAAGATTCTCGGACGTCTGCACCTAGGAAACAAAATGTGGAATGTATTGGTGATTCTGCAGATATTCTTGATTCCAACTTCAAAACATACATTGACGATAGGCTGAGAGAGATGGAGGAAAGACTTGCTCAAAGGATAGacacaataaattataaaacaaatgaaaaattggatGATATCATCAGATTACTCAGTAATAgacaaaattga